One genomic window of Dysgonomonas mossii includes the following:
- the prfB gene encoding peptide chain release factor 2 (programmed frameshift) has protein sequence MITADQLKEVLEREDALRRYLDVDAKKIQLEEEELRTQAPGFWDNAKTAEAQMKIIRGLKGWIEGYNEVKASTDELQLAFDFQKEGITTEEEVDEAYKNALSLIENLELKNMLRREEDKLGAVLKINSGAGGTEGQDWASMLFRMYQRWCEDKKYKTTITNWQDGDEAGIKTATLQVEGEYAYGYLKSENGVHRLVRVSPFNAQGKRMTSFASVFVVPLVDDTIDIDINLSDITWDTFRSSGAGGQNVNKVETGVRLHYKYKDPETGEEKEIVIENTESRSQFGNKDNAIRLLKSQLYELELERRSREQSKVEAGKKKIEWGSQIRSYVFDDRRVKDHRTNYQTSNVNAVMDGDLDDFIKEYLMEFGEEA, from the exons ATGATTACTGCAGACCAACTCAAAGAAGTGTTGGAGCGCGAGGACGCGCTGAGGAGGTATCTT GACGTCGATGCGAAAAAAATACAACTAGAAGAAGAAGAACTAAGAACTCAAGCTCCGGGATTCTGGGATAATGCAAAAACAGCAGAAGCTCAGATGAAAATTATACGTGGGCTGAAAGGCTGGATAGAAGGCTATAATGAAGTAAAGGCCTCAACAGATGAGCTACAGCTTGCATTCGATTTTCAGAAAGAAGGTATTACTACCGAAGAAGAGGTGGACGAAGCATATAAAAATGCCCTAAGCCTTATAGAGAATCTCGAATTGAAAAACATGCTCCGCCGTGAGGAAGACAAACTAGGAGCTGTATTAAAAATAAACAGTGGTGCAGGAGGTACCGAAGGACAAGATTGGGCTTCGATGCTATTCCGCATGTATCAACGTTGGTGCGAAGACAAGAAGTATAAAACGACTATAACCAACTGGCAAGACGGCGATGAGGCCGGTATAAAAACAGCAACCTTGCAGGTAGAAGGCGAATATGCATACGGATACCTCAAGTCCGAAAATGGAGTTCACCGTTTGGTACGAGTATCGCCATTCAATGCACAAGGAAAACGCATGACTTCGTTCGCATCTGTCTTTGTGGTTCCTTTGGTCGATGATACTATAGATATTGACATCAATCTGTCTGACATTACATGGGACACATTCCGTTCGAGTGGAGCAGGAGGACAGAACGTAAATAAAGTGGAGACAGGTGTGCGTCTACACTATAAATACAAAGATCCTGAAACCGGCGAAGAAAAAGAAATCGTCATCGAAAACACAGAAAGCCGCTCTCAGTTTGGAAATAAAGACAATGCGATACGCTTACTGAAATCTCAATTGTATGAATTAGAATTGGAAAGACGTAGCCGCGAACAGTCGAAAGTAGAGGCCGGAAAGAAAAAAATAGAATGGGGTTCTCAAATACGAAGCTATGTTTTTGATGACCGCCGAGTAAAAGATCACCGGACAAATTACCAGACATCAAATGTAAATGCCGTGATGGATGGGGATCTGGATGATTTTATCAAAGAATATTTAATGGAATTCGGCGAAGAAGCCTGA
- the coaA gene encoding type I pantothenate kinase encodes MATLPISPYMIFTREQWAALRDSEPMTLTYEELLTLQGIDYELSIDEVEDIYLPLSRLLSYYVHARVSRQSVLMRFLNQGVQKIPFIIGIAGSVSVGKSTTARVLQALLSRWKENTRVSLVTTDGFLYPNATLEEKGIMLKKGFPQSYDIKRLLQFVTDIKSGKDRVEVPRYSHLVYDIIPNEYDIVEQPDILILEGLNVLQSGMDYPSEKPRIFVSDFVDFSIYVDAEEQLLEDWYISRFMKFRQGAFTNPRSYFKSFSELSEKEAMKTAKTIWREINRKNLRKNILPTKERANLILHKGEGHSVDFVRLRK; translated from the coding sequence ATGGCAACTCTTCCTATTAGCCCTTATATGATTTTCACTCGCGAACAGTGGGCTGCGTTACGCGACTCCGAACCGATGACTCTCACCTATGAGGAATTGCTAACTCTACAAGGAATTGACTACGAATTGTCGATAGATGAGGTGGAAGATATTTATCTGCCTCTATCGCGTCTGTTAAGCTATTATGTACATGCACGTGTGAGCCGTCAGTCTGTATTGATGCGATTTCTCAATCAAGGAGTACAGAAGATTCCTTTTATAATAGGTATTGCAGGTAGTGTGTCGGTAGGGAAAAGTACTACTGCTCGTGTTTTGCAAGCATTGCTTAGCCGATGGAAAGAAAACACAAGAGTGTCTTTGGTAACTACAGACGGATTCCTTTATCCGAATGCTACTCTCGAAGAAAAAGGAATAATGCTGAAAAAAGGATTTCCCCAATCATACGATATAAAGCGTCTTCTTCAATTTGTGACAGATATAAAATCAGGAAAAGATCGGGTAGAAGTGCCCAGATATTCTCACTTGGTATACGATATTATCCCTAACGAATATGATATCGTTGAGCAGCCCGACATCTTGATTCTGGAGGGTCTTAATGTATTGCAAAGCGGAATGGATTACCCCAGCGAAAAGCCAAGGATATTTGTATCCGACTTTGTCGACTTCTCTATTTATGTAGATGCCGAAGAGCAGTTGCTCGAAGATTGGTATATTTCTCGTTTTATGAAATTCAGACAGGGTGCGTTTACCAACCCCCGGTCTTATTTCAAGAGCTTTTCGGAGCTATCTGAGAAAGAGGCGATGAAAACGGCGAAAACGATTTGGCGAGAGATTAACCGCAAAAATTTGAGGAAAAACATTTTGCCGACAAAGGAAAGAGCCAACCTGATACTTCACAAGGGAGAAGGTCATTCTGTTGACTTTGTACGGTTAAGAAAATAA
- a CDS encoding VOC family protein gives MKTKAPIKKVNIVIDCADAGVMSKFYSKILNWECTHPHANGWAAITSPSGMVIAFQEVENYTTPVWPWQEGKQGQMLHLDFYVDNLEEAVQFAIESGAKLASEQYYKTSRTMIDPAGHPFCLDTDEPE, from the coding sequence ATGAAAACCAAAGCCCCAATCAAAAAAGTAAACATTGTTATCGATTGTGCCGATGCTGGAGTTATGTCCAAGTTTTATAGCAAAATCTTAAACTGGGAGTGCACGCATCCTCATGCAAATGGTTGGGCAGCTATAACATCTCCCTCCGGTATGGTGATAGCTTTTCAGGAAGTAGAAAACTATACTACTCCTGTCTGGCCTTGGCAAGAAGGAAAACAAGGGCAAATGCTACATTTGGACTTTTATGTGGATAATCTGGAAGAAGCTGTACAATTTGCGATAGAATCTGGAGCAAAACTTGCAAGCGAACAATACTACAAAACTTCAAGAACAATGATCGACCCGGCAGGGCATCCCTTTTGTCTCGACACTGATGAACCCGAATAA
- a CDS encoding aldose epimerase family protein, translating into MQTELTKSKLSPTNFAGKVDGKDVEMYVLSNKNGLEATVINYGAKIVSLSVPDKNGQLIDVVLGHNNLNEYLNSEEPYFGAVCGRTGNRIAKGKFTLDGITYELAINNGPNNLHGGLKGFNAVVWDAKQMDHQTLELTYLSKDGEEGFPGNLNVKMIYKLTDDNSFDIDYEATTDKATILNLTNHSYFNLSGEGDPTINDHILVMHASSYLPTDDTAIPYGKAEPVKGTPFDFTTPHTIGERIEDDFEQLHFGKGYDHTMVLDKKEGELALAVECFSPKSGIQMNISTTEPGVQIYTGNWMTGNFEGKHGHRYPMRAAVCFETQHFPDSINKPEYPSVILRPGETFKSKTVHRFTIKK; encoded by the coding sequence ATGCAAACAGAATTAACCAAATCAAAATTAAGTCCAACAAACTTCGCCGGGAAAGTAGATGGTAAAGATGTAGAAATGTACGTATTATCCAACAAGAATGGATTGGAAGCAACCGTCATTAATTACGGAGCAAAAATAGTTTCCTTATCCGTACCTGATAAAAACGGACAACTCATCGATGTCGTTCTCGGACATAATAATCTAAACGAATATCTCAATTCTGAAGAGCCATATTTTGGGGCTGTATGCGGACGAACAGGAAACCGCATTGCCAAAGGAAAATTTACGCTCGATGGCATTACATACGAATTGGCAATAAACAATGGGCCGAATAACCTACATGGTGGGCTTAAAGGTTTTAATGCTGTGGTATGGGATGCAAAACAAATGGATCATCAAACTCTGGAGCTGACATATCTATCCAAAGACGGAGAAGAGGGTTTTCCTGGTAATCTGAATGTGAAAATGATCTATAAATTGACAGATGACAATTCGTTTGATATAGACTACGAGGCCACAACAGACAAGGCAACAATTTTGAATCTTACAAATCATTCATATTTCAATCTTTCGGGCGAAGGAGACCCTACTATAAACGATCACATTCTGGTCATGCATGCCTCTAGCTATCTCCCAACGGACGATACTGCTATCCCTTACGGAAAAGCTGAACCTGTAAAAGGAACTCCGTTCGACTTCACTACTCCTCATACTATCGGAGAACGAATTGAGGACGACTTCGAACAGTTACATTTCGGGAAAGGCTACGACCATACAATGGTATTAGATAAAAAAGAGGGTGAATTGGCCTTAGCAGTAGAATGTTTTTCTCCGAAATCAGGAATTCAAATGAATATTTCGACTACCGAACCGGGTGTTCAGATATATACAGGTAACTGGATGACAGGAAATTTTGAAGGAAAACACGGACACCGCTATCCGATGCGTGCAGCGGTATGCTTCGAAACTCAACATTTTCCGGATAGTATCAACAAACCGGAGTATCCGAGTGTAATACTCAGACCCGGAGAAACGTTCAAGAGCAAAACTGTACATCGATTTACAATAAAGAAATAA
- a CDS encoding cell division protein FtsX, which yields MSDKHQYKTISLFTTGVITTISITLVLFLLGLTFLVGFTAKGIGSYLKENMGISIELAGNVDDASVAKIQKNLNANPYVKSVVYISKDEAKKQLVEDLGRDPEEVLGYNPAHAYFDVFIKSDYVNPDSIKKVEASLKVQNLKGAQIVNNIVYNESDIINANSKLSLIGTILAILAVILVLISFTLIRSIIQLNIYSKRFLINTMRLVGATNSFIRWPFMWRMVISGVVAAILANLAITGVIYYITSIIPDMLSIVKMYELLIVYGLVLIFGILIAAFATAFSVNRYLRMTTNKLYHV from the coding sequence ATGTCTGATAAGCATCAGTATAAAACGATATCACTATTTACTACAGGGGTCATTACTACGATTAGTATAACTCTTGTTCTTTTTCTTTTGGGTTTGACCTTTTTGGTAGGATTTACCGCTAAAGGCATAGGTTCGTATCTGAAAGAGAATATGGGCATCTCGATAGAGCTTGCCGGAAATGTAGATGATGCTTCTGTCGCGAAGATACAGAAAAACTTGAATGCAAATCCGTATGTTAAGTCTGTCGTGTATATCAGCAAAGATGAGGCGAAAAAACAACTGGTAGAAGATCTTGGTCGTGATCCGGAAGAGGTGTTAGGATATAATCCTGCTCATGCCTATTTCGATGTGTTTATCAAGTCTGACTATGTAAATCCAGACAGTATAAAAAAAGTAGAAGCAAGTCTTAAGGTTCAAAATCTGAAAGGAGCTCAGATAGTAAATAATATCGTTTATAATGAAAGCGATATTATAAATGCAAACTCTAAACTCTCTTTAATTGGAACTATATTGGCTATACTGGCTGTGATACTTGTGCTCATATCCTTTACACTGATACGAAGTATTATTCAGCTGAATATATATTCAAAGAGATTTTTGATAAATACAATGCGATTGGTGGGTGCAACAAACTCTTTTATCAGATGGCCTTTTATGTGGCGTATGGTAATTAGTGGTGTTGTTGCTGCTATCTTGGCGAATTTAGCTATTACGGGAGTAATATATTATATTACAAGCATAATTCCTGATATGCTGTCTATTGTGAAAATGTACGAATTGTTGATTGTATATGGGCTTGTCCTTATCTTTGGCATACTTATAGCGGCTTTTGCCACAGCATTTTCGGTGAATAGGTATTTAAGAATGACTACAAATAAACTTTATCACGTTTAA
- a CDS encoding DUF3098 domain-containing protein produces the protein MDKKDFAFGKLNYIICAVSVVIIIVGFILMTGPSSSIEGGFEPDIFSAKRIVVAPMVCLAGFLLMIVGILYPRRKSLTEENNEHN, from the coding sequence ATGGATAAGAAAGATTTTGCTTTTGGCAAGCTAAATTACATCATTTGTGCTGTGTCGGTTGTAATTATTATAGTTGGGTTTATCCTGATGACAGGGCCATCTTCCAGCATCGAAGGCGGATTTGAACCGGACATCTTTAGTGCCAAGAGAATCGTTGTGGCTCCAATGGTGTGTCTTGCAGGCTTCTTGCTGATGATTGTCGGAATACTGTATCCTCGTCGTAAGAGTTTAACTGAAGAGAACAATGAGCACAACTGA
- a CDS encoding undecaprenyl-diphosphate phosphatase — MSIFEAIIIAIVEGLTEFLPVSSTGHMIIAQSLLGIESSEFVKAFTVIIQFGAILSVIVLYWNRFFRFRNDKLRADFKNIFSYLFYKLEFYWKLLIGFVPAAFLGLIFSDKIDELLESVTVVAIMLVLGGILMLFVDKWFNKPKEDSQEITYKNAFIIGFFQCIAMIPGVSRSMATIVGGMSQGLSRKNAAEFSFFLAVPTMAAATGWKVYKLIKAPNGGAFDFDFSILLDNMTVLIIGNVVAFIVALLAIKFFIGFVTKYGFKLFGWYRIVVGGIILILMLAGHELTV; from the coding sequence ATGAGTATTTTTGAGGCAATTATAATTGCTATTGTAGAAGGGCTTACCGAGTTTCTTCCAGTATCGTCAACCGGGCATATGATTATTGCTCAAAGTCTTTTAGGAATCGAAAGTAGCGAATTTGTAAAGGCTTTCACTGTTATTATACAATTTGGTGCGATTTTGTCTGTGATTGTTTTATACTGGAACCGCTTTTTTCGCTTTAGAAATGATAAACTAAGAGCGGATTTTAAAAATATATTCAGCTATTTGTTTTATAAATTAGAGTTCTATTGGAAGTTGCTGATCGGTTTTGTTCCGGCTGCTTTTTTAGGATTGATCTTTAGTGATAAAATAGATGAATTGCTCGAAAGTGTAACAGTTGTAGCTATCATGTTGGTGCTTGGCGGTATTCTGATGCTGTTTGTAGATAAATGGTTTAATAAGCCGAAAGAAGACTCTCAAGAAATAACATATAAGAATGCGTTTATAATTGGTTTTTTTCAGTGTATAGCTATGATTCCCGGAGTGTCTCGTTCTATGGCTACCATCGTAGGGGGGATGAGCCAGGGTTTGAGTAGAAAAAATGCAGCAGAATTTTCCTTCTTCCTTGCAGTGCCTACAATGGCTGCTGCTACCGGATGGAAAGTGTATAAGCTGATAAAAGCACCGAATGGAGGAGCATTTGATTTTGATTTCAGCATATTACTAGATAATATGACTGTGCTTATAATAGGAAATGTAGTAGCGTTTATCGTAGCGCTGTTGGCTATTAAATTCTTTATAGGATTTGTAACCAAGTATGGATTTAAACTTTTTGGCTGGTATAGAATTGTAGTTGGAGGAATTATTCTTATCCTTATGCTGGCAGGACACGAATTAACAGTATAA
- the truB gene encoding tRNA pseudouridine(55) synthase TruB, with amino-acid sequence MDFISGEVLYINKPLNWTSFTLVRKLRNKLCRKLGIKKLKVGHAGTLDPLATGVMIVCTGKKTKLIESFQYQTKEYIATVKIGETTPSFDLETAVDGVFPVEHITQELVEVKLKDFIGEIEQVPPTYSACKVDGKRAYEFAREGQDVELKPKLLVIDEIELLDYSFPEIRVRVVCSKGTYIRALARDIGVALGSGAHLTALERTRIGEVTLDQCIEGSQIEEFVDALIIDK; translated from the coding sequence ATGGATTTTATATCAGGAGAAGTCTTATATATAAATAAGCCACTAAATTGGACATCATTCACCCTTGTGCGCAAATTGAGAAACAAATTATGCCGCAAGCTGGGTATTAAGAAATTAAAAGTCGGTCATGCCGGCACTCTAGACCCATTGGCTACGGGTGTTATGATTGTTTGTACAGGGAAAAAGACAAAGTTGATAGAATCGTTTCAATATCAGACTAAAGAATATATTGCAACGGTAAAGATTGGAGAAACAACTCCTTCATTTGATTTGGAAACAGCAGTAGATGGAGTCTTCCCCGTAGAACATATAACGCAGGAGCTGGTAGAGGTTAAACTTAAAGATTTTATTGGAGAAATAGAGCAAGTGCCGCCAACATATTCTGCCTGTAAGGTGGATGGAAAAAGGGCATACGAGTTTGCGAGAGAAGGACAGGACGTAGAGTTGAAACCAAAGTTGTTGGTTATAGACGAAATCGAGCTTCTCGACTATTCCTTTCCCGAAATAAGAGTTAGAGTGGTATGTAGTAAGGGTACATACATCAGAGCTTTGGCTCGAGATATTGGAGTTGCGTTAGGCTCAGGTGCACATCTTACCGCACTGGAGCGAACACGAATAGGAGAGGTTACTCTTGATCAGTGTATTGAGGGAAGCCAGATAGAAGAATTTGTGGACGCACTAATTATTGATAAATAA
- the queA gene encoding tRNA preQ1(34) S-adenosylmethionine ribosyltransferase-isomerase QueA, translating into MKLSQFRFDLPEELIATHPSKNRDESRLLVVNRKTGGIEHKSFKDIIDYFDDKDVFVFNDTKVFPARLYGNKEKTGATIEVFLLRELNEEFHLWDVLVDPARKIRIGNKLYFGDDDSMVAEVIDNTTSRGRTLRFLYDGPSEEFRKALYALGETPIPKYLNRGEEPEDKDRYQTIFAKNEGAVVAPAAGLHFSRELMKRLEIKGVHFAYITLHSGLGNYRDIDVEDLTKHKMDSEQLLITQEATDIVNKAKDEGRRVCAVGTSVMRAVETIVSTDGYLKTNEGWTNKFIFPPYDFGIADSMVTNFHLPQSTLLMMTAAFGGYDRIMDIYEIAVKEKYKFGTYGDAMLII; encoded by the coding sequence ATGAAACTTTCTCAATTCAGATTTGATCTTCCAGAGGAATTGATCGCCACTCATCCGTCAAAGAACAGGGATGAGTCACGCTTGTTGGTTGTCAACCGTAAAACCGGGGGTATTGAACACAAAAGTTTTAAGGATATTATTGACTATTTCGACGATAAAGATGTTTTTGTTTTCAACGATACGAAAGTCTTTCCTGCGCGTTTATATGGAAATAAGGAAAAGACCGGAGCTACAATAGAGGTATTCTTGCTGCGTGAGTTAAACGAGGAATTCCATTTGTGGGATGTACTTGTTGATCCTGCTCGTAAAATACGTATAGGAAATAAATTGTATTTTGGTGACGATGATTCAATGGTTGCCGAAGTTATAGATAATACAACTTCGCGTGGACGTACGCTTCGTTTTTTGTATGATGGTCCATCCGAAGAGTTCAGAAAAGCACTTTATGCTCTTGGTGAAACTCCAATCCCTAAATACCTGAACAGAGGTGAAGAACCCGAAGATAAGGATCGCTATCAGACTATATTCGCTAAAAACGAAGGTGCTGTCGTAGCTCCTGCTGCCGGACTTCACTTTAGCCGTGAGTTAATGAAACGCTTAGAAATTAAAGGTGTTCATTTTGCATATATAACTTTGCACTCGGGCTTGGGTAATTATAGAGATATTGACGTAGAAGATCTTACAAAGCATAAAATGGACTCGGAGCAATTGCTTATTACTCAGGAAGCGACAGATATCGTCAACAAAGCAAAAGATGAAGGTCGTAGAGTATGTGCCGTTGGGACTTCGGTGATGAGAGCTGTAGAAACAATAGTGAGTACAGATGGTTACCTGAAAACAAATGAAGGGTGGACAAATAAGTTTATTTTTCCTCCGTATGATTTTGGTATAGCCGACTCTATGGTTACTAATTTTCATTTGCCTCAGTCTACATTATTGATGATGACTGCTGCATTTGGCGGGTATGACCGTATAATGGATATATATGAAATCGCTGTAAAGGAGAAATATAAATTCGGAACTTACGGAGACGCAATGCTTATCATTTGA
- the folK gene encoding 2-amino-4-hydroxy-6-hydroxymethyldihydropteridine diphosphokinase — MILEKEKKHNVYLGLGSNLGDRGENLDNAIDYIEERIGDVIATSAFYITEPVGFESANQFLNAACRVETKLTPIEVLQATQWIEKEMGRDVKSQGERYTDRIIDIDVLLYEDVILDSADLKLPHPHIHERSFVLFPLAEIAGEYMHPILHKTINQLKDAIVPPISIA; from the coding sequence ATGATACTCGAAAAAGAAAAAAAGCATAATGTTTATCTCGGACTTGGCTCCAACTTGGGAGACCGAGGAGAAAACCTGGATAATGCAATAGATTATATAGAAGAGCGGATTGGCGATGTGATCGCCACTTCCGCTTTTTATATTACCGAGCCTGTCGGCTTTGAGTCTGCTAATCAGTTCTTGAATGCTGCATGTAGAGTGGAGACTAAACTTACTCCTATTGAAGTATTGCAGGCTACTCAATGGATCGAAAAAGAGATGGGGAGGGATGTTAAGTCTCAGGGTGAAAGATACACCGATCGGATTATAGATATTGATGTCTTGTTATACGAAGATGTAATTCTGGATTCTGCAGATTTGAAATTACCGCACCCTCATATTCACGAAAGGTCTTTTGTTTTATTTCCTTTAGCTGAGATTGCAGGAGAATACATGCATCCGATTCTTCATAAGACAATCAATCAATTAAAGGATGCCATAGTGCCACCGATTTCCATAGCGTAA
- a CDS encoding glycoside hydrolase family 10 protein has product MKPFHILVLLLLLPIYIFSQAPATEIRAVWLTTNWGLDWPAQHTSVKAQKDQLKKILDKLQEANFNTVLFQARAQGYVFYRSKIEPLSSYFNHEDNFDPLAFAVEECHKRGMECHAWVIAYPMDKATVRYTGKGRRRKATVVQNKPAYYKAIGERWYLDPGMPETRNLIVSIVKEIVQNYDVDGIHFDYIRYPSNSRKFPDDDTYRKYGNGMNLYDWRRENINKLISEAYDTVKALKKWVQVSSSPLGRYKVLPEVSPNDGWTAYETVFQDAGHWLKNGKHDLLFPMMYYRDHYFYPFLNDWIANSNGRLIAPGLGVYQMDELKWPLQDITNQMQYIRDKKIPGAAYFRTANVLSNLKGVLDSIHTYYPTPAKLPPLTWLNNIAPNSPTDLQVFKDKDNKLNIKWNPPTADGDYTYTVYVSDKEPVDTNNAGNILSTGLRTNSYAFTIKEGDFGYYYTVTASDRYHNESTVTFPAFFSHSANEQ; this is encoded by the coding sequence ATGAAACCGTTCCATATCCTAGTTCTATTATTATTACTTCCTATATATATATTTTCTCAAGCTCCTGCTACCGAAATACGTGCCGTTTGGCTAACAACAAACTGGGGTCTCGACTGGCCTGCCCAGCATACCAGCGTCAAGGCTCAGAAAGACCAATTAAAAAAGATTCTGGATAAATTACAGGAAGCAAATTTCAACACAGTCCTCTTTCAGGCAAGGGCACAAGGATATGTTTTTTATCGCTCCAAGATAGAACCTCTCAGCTCATATTTCAATCATGAAGACAATTTCGACCCGTTGGCCTTCGCTGTAGAAGAATGCCACAAAAGAGGGATGGAATGTCATGCATGGGTTATAGCCTATCCTATGGATAAAGCCACAGTGCGATATACAGGCAAAGGCAGGCGAAGAAAAGCCACAGTAGTACAAAACAAACCTGCATATTACAAGGCTATAGGAGAAAGATGGTATCTCGACCCCGGAATGCCCGAAACACGCAACTTGATAGTGTCTATAGTGAAGGAAATCGTTCAGAATTATGATGTAGATGGTATTCATTTCGATTATATACGCTATCCAAGCAACTCCCGCAAATTTCCCGATGACGATACCTACCGAAAATATGGAAACGGGATGAATCTATACGATTGGCGTAGGGAAAATATCAACAAGCTGATCAGTGAAGCATACGATACGGTAAAGGCTCTAAAAAAATGGGTACAAGTGAGTAGCTCTCCTTTAGGAAGATACAAAGTTCTACCGGAGGTTTCACCCAATGATGGCTGGACAGCTTATGAAACAGTATTTCAGGATGCAGGACATTGGCTGAAAAATGGAAAACACGACCTACTTTTCCCAATGATGTATTACCGTGATCATTATTTCTATCCGTTCCTTAACGACTGGATTGCAAATAGTAACGGAAGGCTTATTGCTCCGGGATTGGGTGTTTATCAGATGGATGAATTAAAGTGGCCGCTACAAGATATTACGAACCAGATGCAATACATTCGGGATAAAAAGATTCCGGGAGCAGCATATTTCAGAACAGCGAATGTTCTCAGCAATCTGAAAGGGGTTTTAGACTCTATACACACCTACTACCCTACTCCGGCGAAGCTACCGCCATTGACATGGCTAAACAATATTGCGCCGAATTCCCCAACTGATTTGCAAGTCTTTAAAGACAAAGACAACAAGCTAAACATTAAATGGAATCCGCCAACAGCAGATGGAGATTACACATATACCGTGTATGTATCAGATAAAGAACCCGTAGACACCAACAATGCAGGCAATATATTATCAACAGGTCTACGAACAAATAGCTATGCTTTTACAATCAAAGAGGGCGATTTTGGGTATTATTATACCGTAACAGCTTCAGACAGATACCATAATGAGAGTACGGTTACCTTTCCTGCATTTTTCTCTCATTCAGCAAATGAGCAATAG